One window of the Nocardia terpenica genome contains the following:
- a CDS encoding discoidin domain-containing protein: MSSAARPRIGRPSRLVIGVVAALVAVVVVVAIAVAVRPEQGGQARAAACLGDEISERSDWAPFSTNYAATYDQHPFVGNGYLGLRVPPAGAGYLETGERTGWPLYTPRFDGAFVAGLYGRDPAVADGLTVAAAVPNWSTLLVGVGAETYSPTTPSGQVTNFRQTEFLRCGMVRTALTWTTRDGRATDLTYDVLADRADQHAAAVHLTVTPHWAGQLTVTDLLDHAGARRLDPVGATTSAPATQTLEFRTKATNVVGDIAATLTAPGARVQQHAEPASTTQRAALDVTPGKPYEFTKFVGVDTALTAPDPARAALDAAHRAAAQGWPNLLAAQGKAWRALWASDIETPGKPDVQRWARGALYSLYSASNPQQDNSISPTGLSSDNYGGLIFWDADIWMYPGLLQLAPTLARSVVDYRYRTLPAAQENAKRLGYPGAFYPWTSAATGDLWTDCHSWSPPHCLTQIHLQGDVSLAAWQYYLATRDTDYLRTRIWPIVSNLAEFWAARATPNPDGSYSIRNVAGPDEYSNGVDDGVYTNGVAAEALRNATAAARVLGQPAPPAWNTVADHLRMPFDPANGVYLQYDGYRGSQIKQADTVLLEYPLAWPMPPEVAAKTLDYYAARTDPDGPAMTDSVHAIDAAQGGEPGCSVGTYLDRSARPFAREPFGQFAEARGSKAGATDPLAGSPAFDFTTLAGGYVQEFTNGLLGLRIYDDRVRLDPLLPPQLAQGLTVRGIHWQGRVFDVAAGPEHTTVTLTSGPSLPVETSAGVRQVDSGRSLRLPTRRPDLTPTDDAARCRTATASSEQPGDYAEAAVDGDSGTEWLPATSRADLTVDLGAVAAVTRVAPQWTDPAPAAWDVSVSRDNSTWTPLSLTQGGAVAYPMYARYVRVHVSAADPNGRPGIRELNVATRPG, from the coding sequence ATGTCTTCCGCTGCGCGACCACGGATCGGTAGGCCCTCCCGGCTGGTGATCGGTGTCGTCGCGGCGCTCGTGGCCGTGGTGGTGGTTGTCGCGATCGCGGTCGCGGTGCGGCCCGAGCAGGGTGGCCAGGCCCGGGCGGCGGCCTGCCTGGGCGACGAGATCTCCGAACGCTCCGACTGGGCCCCGTTCTCGACGAACTACGCCGCGACCTACGACCAGCATCCGTTCGTCGGCAACGGCTACCTCGGCCTGCGGGTGCCGCCCGCGGGCGCGGGCTACCTGGAGACGGGGGAGCGGACCGGCTGGCCGCTGTACACGCCGCGGTTCGACGGGGCCTTCGTGGCCGGGCTGTACGGGCGCGACCCGGCGGTCGCCGACGGGCTGACGGTGGCCGCGGCGGTGCCGAACTGGTCCACGCTGCTGGTCGGCGTGGGCGCGGAAACCTATTCGCCGACAACGCCGTCCGGACAGGTGACGAACTTCCGGCAGACCGAGTTCCTGCGCTGCGGAATGGTCCGCACCGCACTGACCTGGACGACCCGCGACGGCCGCGCCACCGACCTGACCTACGACGTGCTCGCCGACCGCGCCGATCAGCACGCGGCCGCCGTGCACCTGACCGTCACGCCGCACTGGGCCGGGCAGCTCACCGTCACCGACCTGCTCGACCACGCGGGCGCCCGCCGTCTCGACCCGGTCGGCGCCACCACCTCCGCCCCCGCCACCCAGACCCTCGAATTCCGCACCAAGGCAACGAATGTCGTCGGCGACATCGCCGCCACGCTGACCGCGCCCGGCGCGCGGGTACAGCAGCACGCGGAACCGGCGAGCACGACCCAGCGGGCGGCACTGGACGTGACACCCGGAAAGCCGTACGAATTCACCAAATTCGTCGGCGTCGACACCGCGCTGACCGCCCCCGATCCCGCCCGAGCCGCGCTCGACGCCGCACACCGGGCCGCCGCACAGGGGTGGCCGAATCTCCTTGCCGCCCAGGGCAAGGCGTGGCGCGCGCTGTGGGCATCCGATATCGAGACACCGGGTAAGCCGGACGTGCAGCGCTGGGCGCGCGGCGCGCTGTACTCGCTGTACTCCGCGTCGAATCCGCAGCAGGACAACAGCATTTCCCCGACCGGGCTGAGCAGCGACAACTACGGTGGCCTGATCTTCTGGGACGCCGACATCTGGATGTATCCGGGGCTGCTGCAACTCGCGCCCACCCTGGCGCGCTCGGTCGTCGACTACCGCTACCGCACACTGCCCGCCGCGCAGGAGAATGCGAAGCGACTCGGCTATCCGGGCGCGTTCTACCCGTGGACCAGCGCGGCCACCGGCGACCTGTGGACCGACTGCCACAGCTGGTCGCCGCCGCACTGCCTCACCCAGATCCATCTGCAGGGCGATGTGTCGCTCGCGGCCTGGCAGTACTACCTGGCCACCAGGGACACCGACTACCTGCGCACCCGGATCTGGCCGATCGTGTCGAATCTCGCCGAATTCTGGGCGGCGCGGGCGACCCCGAACCCGGACGGCAGCTACTCCATCCGCAATGTGGCCGGGCCGGACGAGTACAGCAACGGCGTCGACGACGGCGTGTACACCAACGGCGTTGCCGCCGAGGCGCTTCGCAATGCCACCGCCGCGGCGCGGGTGCTCGGGCAGCCCGCCCCGCCCGCCTGGAATACCGTCGCCGACCACCTGCGCATGCCGTTCGATCCGGCGAACGGGGTATATCTGCAGTACGACGGCTATCGCGGATCGCAGATCAAACAGGCCGACACCGTGCTGCTGGAATACCCGCTGGCCTGGCCGATGCCGCCGGAGGTGGCGGCGAAGACGCTGGACTACTACGCCGCCCGCACCGATCCCGACGGCCCGGCCATGACCGATTCGGTGCACGCCATCGACGCCGCCCAGGGCGGCGAGCCCGGCTGTTCGGTCGGCACCTACCTGGACCGATCCGCCCGCCCGTTCGCGCGGGAGCCGTTCGGCCAGTTCGCCGAGGCGCGCGGATCGAAGGCCGGGGCCACCGATCCGCTGGCCGGTTCGCCCGCCTTCGACTTCACCACGCTCGCGGGCGGATACGTGCAGGAGTTCACCAACGGCCTACTGGGCCTGCGCATCTACGATGATCGCGTCCGGCTCGACCCGCTGCTGCCGCCGCAGCTGGCACAGGGTCTTACGGTGCGCGGAATACACTGGCAGGGACGCGTTTTCGACGTCGCCGCCGGACCCGAGCACACCACCGTCACGCTCACCTCGGGGCCGAGTCTCCCGGTGGAGACGAGCGCCGGTGTGCGGCAGGTGGATTCGGGCCGGTCGCTGCGATTGCCCACGCGCCGACCGGATCTGACGCCGACCGACGACGCGGCCCGCTGCCGGACCGCGACGGCGAGCAGCGAGCAGCCGGGCGACTACGCCGAGGCGGCCGTCGACGGCGACTCCGGCACCGAATGGCTGCCCGCCACCTCCCGGGCCGACCTGACCGTCGACCTGGGGGCGGTCGCGGCGGTGACGCGGGTGGCCCCGCAGTGGACCGACCCCGCCCCGGCCGCGTGGGATGTCTCCGTCTCCCGCGACAACAGCACCTGGACGCCGCTGTCACTCACGCAGGGCGGTGCCGTGGCCTACCCGATGTACGCGCGTTATGTGCGCGTCCATGTGTCGGCGGCGGACCCGAACGGCCGCCCCGGCATCCGAGAGCTGAACGTCGCTACCCGTCCCGGATAG
- a CDS encoding OsmC family peroxiredoxin — MPTRTARTAWTGGLQDGSGQVELASSGVGKFDVSFPKRTADSADGTTSPEELIAAAHSSCYAMALSAQIGNAGGTVQSLDVNADVTLGPDPAGGFHISTIKLTVRGKASGIDAAAFQTAAEAAKAGCPISKALAGVGTIELDATFEG, encoded by the coding sequence ATGCCCACACGTACCGCCCGGACCGCCTGGACCGGAGGACTGCAGGACGGCTCCGGCCAGGTCGAGCTGGCCAGCTCGGGCGTCGGCAAGTTCGACGTGTCGTTCCCGAAGCGCACCGCCGACTCCGCCGACGGCACCACCAGCCCGGAGGAGCTCATCGCCGCCGCGCATTCCTCCTGCTACGCCATGGCGCTCTCGGCGCAGATCGGCAATGCCGGTGGCACCGTGCAGAGCCTGGACGTGAACGCCGACGTGACGCTCGGTCCGGACCCGGCCGGCGGCTTCCACATCTCGACCATCAAGCTGACCGTGCGCGGCAAGGCCAGCGGCATCGACGCGGCCGCGTTCCAGACCGCCGCCGAGGCCGCCAAGGCGGGCTGCCCGATCAGCAAGGCCCTCGCGGGCGTCGGCACCATCGAACTCGACGCCACATTCGAGGGCTGA
- a CDS encoding ABC transporter permease subunit, translated as MRDLLACGRAELVRLGKWPAMWILLGTWILLNLVFAYLFNYLAFTTGSGTRMSNGLPRDLLLRQMLPGAVPEVFTQGMAMFGGALILVLGALAVGSGYGWGTWKTVFTQGPSRVSVVGGTVVALAVVVVGLVCAAFVVDTGVAAVIGVVQHQSLALPSASRVLLGIVTGTAILGMWTLAGALIGALARGPALAVGLGLVWVLVVENLLRGVAAIFSPIRAITDHLPGTAAGSLAGAMRTVEGSATPGVLDILSRPASFALLAGYLVVFAATTVWLLRTRDMV; from the coding sequence ATGCGGGATTTGTTGGCTTGTGGGCGGGCGGAATTGGTTCGGCTGGGGAAGTGGCCTGCCATGTGGATTTTGTTGGGGACGTGGATTCTGTTGAATCTTGTGTTCGCCTATCTGTTCAATTATTTGGCGTTTACGACCGGGTCGGGGACGCGGATGTCCAATGGGCTGCCGCGGGATCTGTTGTTGCGGCAGATGCTGCCGGGGGCGGTGCCGGAGGTGTTCACGCAGGGGATGGCGATGTTCGGTGGGGCGCTGATTCTGGTGCTGGGGGCGCTCGCGGTGGGGAGCGGGTACGGGTGGGGTACCTGGAAGACGGTGTTCACCCAGGGGCCGTCGCGGGTGAGTGTGGTGGGGGGCACCGTGGTGGCGCTGGCGGTCGTGGTGGTCGGGCTGGTGTGCGCGGCATTCGTGGTGGACACCGGGGTGGCGGCGGTGATCGGTGTGGTGCAGCACCAGTCGCTCGCGCTGCCGTCGGCGAGTCGCGTCCTGCTCGGAATCGTCACGGGCACGGCCATTCTCGGCATGTGGACGCTGGCGGGGGCGCTGATCGGCGCGCTGGCCCGCGGACCGGCCCTCGCCGTGGGACTGGGGCTGGTGTGGGTGCTGGTGGTGGAGAACCTGCTGCGCGGGGTGGCGGCGATCTTCTCGCCGATCCGCGCGATCACCGACCACCTGCCCGGCACCGCCGCCGGTTCCCTGGCGGGCGCGATGCGCACGGTCGAGGGATCGGCGACGCCCGGCGTCCTCGACATCCTGTCGCGGCCCGCCTCGTTCGCGCTACTCGCGGGCTACCTGGTGGTCTTCGCCGCCACCACGGTGTGGCTGCTCCGCACCCGCGACATGGTGTGA
- a CDS encoding ABC transporter ATP-binding protein, which yields MNGSIVVTDALTKRYGSHTAVDAVAMTVHAGEIYGFLGPNGAGKTTTLRMLVGLIRPTSGTATVLGGRPGDPAVTRRIGVLIEGPGFYPYLSGRDNLLVLARYRGCSAADVTEALRRVGLSDRADDKFRTYSLGMKQRLGVAVALLGTPDLLILDEPTNGLDPAGMAEMRALITGLAADGHTVVLSSHLLSEVQEICDRVGVISRGRLLTESTVTELRGAATLFVRAEPPELAYPAIRRVVGDHSALLTAAGIRVDADAATAPRLARAVIESGADLLELRTDEKSLEEAFFEMTEEAPAKSVPGPGSGGVPGPGSGGVPGSGVSGAQHETARKVVA from the coding sequence ATGAACGGTTCGATTGTGGTCACCGATGCGCTGACCAAACGATACGGCTCGCACACCGCCGTCGACGCGGTCGCCATGACGGTCCACGCGGGCGAGATCTACGGCTTCCTAGGCCCCAACGGCGCGGGCAAGACCACCACGCTGCGCATGCTGGTCGGCCTGATCCGGCCGACATCGGGCACCGCAACGGTGCTCGGCGGGCGCCCCGGCGATCCGGCCGTCACGCGCCGCATCGGCGTGCTCATCGAGGGCCCCGGCTTCTACCCGTACCTGTCCGGCCGCGACAACCTACTGGTACTGGCCCGCTATCGCGGCTGCTCGGCCGCCGACGTGACCGAGGCCCTGCGGCGGGTCGGCCTGTCCGACCGCGCCGACGACAAGTTCCGCACCTACTCGCTCGGCATGAAGCAGCGCCTCGGCGTCGCCGTCGCCCTGCTCGGCACCCCCGACCTGCTGATCCTCGACGAACCCACGAACGGCCTCGATCCGGCCGGAATGGCCGAGATGCGCGCCCTCATCACCGGACTCGCCGCCGACGGGCACACCGTGGTGCTGTCCAGCCACCTGCTCAGCGAGGTGCAGGAAATCTGCGACCGCGTCGGCGTCATCTCCCGGGGCCGCCTCCTCACCGAATCCACGGTGACCGAATTGCGCGGCGCGGCAACCCTGTTCGTCCGCGCCGAACCGCCGGAGCTGGCCTACCCCGCGATCCGCCGCGTAGTAGGCGACCACTCCGCCCTACTCACCGCCGCCGGTATCAGAGTCGACGCCGATGCGGCAACGGCACCGCGACTCGCCCGCGCGGTGATCGAGTCCGGCGCCGACCTCTTGGAACTGCGCACCGATGAAAAGTCGCTGGAGGAAGCGTTTTTCGAGATGACGGAGGAGGCCCCGGCCAAAAGCGTGCCGGGGCCGGGGAGTGGGGGTGTGCCGGGGCCAGGGAGTGGGGGTGTGCCGGGATCGGGGGTTTCGGGGGCACAGCATGAGACAGCGCGGAAGGTGGTGGCGTGA
- a CDS encoding sensor histidine kinase yields the protein MTSTARPCGRDLLVAAVVAAAQLVGGHAANRFALAHGVAGVRPVDGLGYALLLAGPLVLVLRRAYPRAVFFTVLAIAVGYLFADYGYGPVFVSLIVAFLTAATRVSRWYTYPFVPVGYALMVWPVPALRGRPAESWQLAGLFAWLCVLVAVAEGVRQRRAVVVARRQRAEAARRNREAERARELAEREQHATEERLAIARDLHDVLAHSLSVINVQSSVALELFDRRPEQAATALAAIKTVSRDALGEVHALLHSLRAGAENGVAPTSPTVGITDLDTLLGPARTAGLAVRAVVRGTPQRLPAVVDGAAARIAQEALTNVLRHAPGAEAVVTVEYSPDALIVTVDNERPPNAPQPSTTVGGNGIAGMRERAHALGGAVTTGPRADGGFHVGARLPLRTDLTQENR from the coding sequence GTGACGTCGACGGCGCGGCCCTGCGGCCGGGATCTGCTGGTGGCGGCCGTCGTGGCCGCCGCGCAGCTGGTCGGCGGGCACGCGGCCAACCGCTTCGCCCTGGCGCACGGCGTGGCCGGGGTGCGCCCGGTCGACGGGCTCGGCTACGCGCTGCTGCTGGCCGGTCCGCTGGTGCTGGTGCTGCGCCGGGCCTATCCGCGGGCCGTGTTCTTCACCGTGCTGGCGATCGCGGTCGGCTACCTGTTCGCCGACTACGGCTACGGTCCGGTGTTCGTCTCGCTGATCGTCGCCTTCCTCACCGCCGCGACCCGCGTATCGCGCTGGTACACCTACCCGTTCGTGCCGGTCGGCTACGCGCTGATGGTGTGGCCGGTGCCCGCGCTGCGCGGGCGCCCCGCCGAAAGCTGGCAATTAGCAGGGCTTTTCGCGTGGCTGTGCGTGCTGGTCGCGGTCGCCGAGGGGGTGCGGCAGCGGCGCGCGGTGGTGGTGGCCCGGCGGCAGCGCGCCGAGGCCGCGCGCCGCAATCGGGAGGCCGAGCGCGCCCGCGAGCTGGCCGAACGCGAACAGCACGCCACCGAGGAGCGGCTCGCGATCGCCCGGGACCTGCACGATGTGCTCGCGCACAGCCTGTCGGTGATCAATGTGCAGTCCTCGGTCGCGCTGGAACTGTTCGACCGCAGGCCGGAGCAGGCCGCGACCGCGCTGGCGGCGATCAAGACGGTCAGCCGGGACGCGCTCGGCGAGGTGCACGCGCTGCTGCACTCGCTGCGCGCGGGCGCGGAAAACGGTGTGGCGCCGACCAGTCCGACGGTCGGCATCACCGATCTGGACACCCTGCTCGGGCCCGCCCGCACGGCCGGGCTGGCGGTGCGGGCCGTCGTGCGGGGCACGCCGCAGCGGCTGCCCGCGGTGGTGGACGGCGCGGCCGCGCGCATCGCGCAGGAGGCGCTGACCAATGTGCTGCGGCACGCGCCCGGCGCCGAAGCCGTTGTCACCGTGGAGTATTCGCCCGACGCGCTGATCGTCACGGTCGACAACGAGCGGCCGCCGAATGCTCCACAGCCGTCCACAACCGTGGGCGGCAACGGAATTGCGGGCATGCGGGAGCGGGCGCACGCGCTCGGCGGCGCCGTAACGACCGGGCCGCGGGCCGACGGCGGCTTCCACGTCGGCGCGCGGCTCCCGCTCCGGACCGACCTCACGCAGGAGAACCGATGA
- a CDS encoding response regulator, translating to MTDDRAVRVLVADDQALVRGGFVALLDAQDGIEVVGEADNGQQALLMTRELIPDVVLMDIRMPVLDGLCATRLIAEDARLAGVKVVVLTTFELDEYVFEAMRSGATGFLVKHTEPADLVRAVRVVAAGDALLSPSVTRRLVAEFASRAKPAPTAALSALTDREREVMTLVAEGLTNAEIAERLFLSPATARTHVSRILLKLAARDRTQLVVMAYESGLVRPGWQ from the coding sequence ATGACCGACGACCGCGCCGTCCGGGTGCTGGTGGCCGACGATCAGGCGCTGGTGCGCGGCGGCTTCGTCGCGCTGCTGGACGCGCAGGACGGCATCGAGGTGGTCGGCGAGGCCGACAACGGCCAGCAGGCACTCCTGATGACCCGCGAGCTGATCCCGGACGTGGTGCTGATGGACATCCGAATGCCGGTGCTGGACGGCCTGTGCGCGACCCGGCTCATCGCCGAGGACGCCCGGCTGGCCGGGGTCAAGGTGGTCGTGCTGACCACCTTCGAGCTGGACGAGTACGTCTTCGAGGCAATGCGTTCGGGCGCAACGGGTTTCCTGGTCAAACACACCGAGCCCGCCGACCTGGTCCGCGCGGTGCGCGTGGTGGCGGCCGGTGACGCCCTGCTGTCCCCCAGCGTGACCCGCCGCCTGGTGGCCGAATTCGCCTCCCGCGCAAAGCCCGCCCCCACCGCCGCCCTCTCCGCACTCACCGACCGCGAACGCGAGGTCATGACCCTGGTAGCCGAGGGCCTCACCAACGCCGAAATAGCCGAACGCCTGTTCCTGAGCCCCGCCACCGCCCGCACCCACGTCAGCCGAATCCTGCTCAAACTCGCCGCCCGCGACCGCACCCAGCTGGTCGTCATGGCCTACGAATCCGGCCTGGTACGACCGGGCTGGCAGTAG
- a CDS encoding LLM class flavin-dependent oxidoreductase, producing the protein MRTDIRFGAIVVPRAGWVRAVRAVEEQGIHTLLLPDTLRTASPFPALAAAAAVTSTLRLRPNVLAVPLRTPAAVVRETAALQLLSDGRFELGLGLGRPDAEAEAERLGMAWGSGADRRRALADTVKAVRAEVDPAPAVMVAASGPRTLTAAAEFADRFMAALPPFATEPQLATLVGVVRDHTDRPIPFTHTVVGIGDRLSPFLGSAFGMRIEDVRAVGGVGLLPEDPVAAADQLRRWNEQYGIDEIVVPEDLLAELAPVRHQMR; encoded by the coding sequence ATGAGAACGGATATTCGTTTCGGGGCGATCGTGGTTCCGCGGGCGGGCTGGGTCCGCGCGGTGCGGGCCGTGGAGGAGCAGGGCATTCATACGCTGCTGCTGCCGGACACACTGCGCACCGCGTCCCCGTTCCCGGCGCTGGCGGCCGCGGCGGCGGTGACGAGCACGCTGCGGCTGCGGCCGAACGTGCTCGCCGTCCCGCTGCGCACGCCCGCGGCGGTGGTGCGGGAAACGGCTGCGCTGCAACTGCTTTCCGACGGTCGTTTCGAACTCGGCCTGGGCCTGGGCCGCCCGGACGCCGAGGCGGAGGCCGAACGACTGGGCATGGCATGGGGATCGGGCGCGGATCGTCGGCGCGCGCTGGCCGATACCGTGAAAGCCGTTCGCGCGGAGGTCGATCCGGCGCCGGCCGTCATGGTCGCCGCCAGCGGGCCGCGCACCCTCACCGCCGCAGCCGAATTCGCGGACCGCTTCATGGCCGCCCTGCCGCCGTTCGCCACCGAGCCGCAGCTGGCCACGCTGGTCGGCGTGGTCCGCGACCACACCGATCGCCCAATTCCGTTCACCCACACCGTGGTCGGCATCGGCGATCGACTCTCACCGTTCCTGGGCTCGGCATTCGGGATGCGGATCGAGGATGTTCGGGCCGTCGGAGGGGTCGGCCTGCTTCCCGAGGATCCGGTGGCGGCGGCCGACCAATTGCGGCGCTGGAACGAGCAATACGGCATCGACGAGATCGTGGTGCCCGAGGACCTGCTGGCCGAGTTGGCGCCGGTGCGGCATCAAATGCGCTGA
- a CDS encoding phytanoyl-CoA dioxygenase family protein — MLTESQIEAFITDGFVKIEQAFSRETADAAREILWRATGCDPDDRSTWTQPVIRLWDHAEEPFRDAVTAPVLLEAYDQLVGQGRWLPRNTLGTFPIRFPSEESPGDDGWHVDASFGDDLNDPLSWRVNVRSKGRALLMLFLFSDVDPDDAPTRIKVGSHLRLPSMLQPYGDEGTRMGDRTMIEFYNDGAADLPVALATGWAGDVYLCHPFLVHAAQPNLIGRPKFMAQPPLLLREPCELERPDAAYSPVEQAIRRGLGVNQRI; from the coding sequence ATGCTCACCGAATCTCAGATCGAGGCGTTCATTACCGATGGGTTCGTGAAGATCGAACAGGCGTTCTCGCGCGAGACGGCCGATGCGGCGCGGGAGATTCTCTGGCGGGCGACGGGGTGTGATCCCGACGATCGCTCGACGTGGACGCAGCCCGTGATCCGGTTGTGGGATCACGCCGAGGAGCCGTTCCGGGACGCGGTCACCGCCCCCGTCCTGCTCGAGGCCTACGACCAGCTGGTCGGGCAGGGGCGCTGGCTGCCGCGAAACACCCTGGGCACCTTCCCGATTCGCTTCCCGAGCGAGGAATCGCCGGGCGACGACGGCTGGCACGTGGACGCCAGTTTCGGCGACGACCTGAACGACCCCCTGTCGTGGCGGGTCAATGTGCGGTCGAAGGGACGGGCATTGCTGATGCTGTTCCTGTTCTCCGACGTGGACCCCGACGACGCACCGACTCGCATCAAGGTCGGTTCGCACCTGCGGCTTCCGTCAATGCTCCAGCCCTACGGCGACGAGGGGACGCGGATGGGGGATCGGACGATGATCGAGTTCTACAACGATGGCGCCGCCGACCTTCCCGTGGCGCTGGCCACCGGATGGGCGGGCGACGTCTACCTGTGCCACCCCTTCCTGGTGCACGCCGCGCAGCCGAATCTGATCGGGCGGCCGAAATTCATGGCCCAGCCCCCGCTGCTGCTGCGCGAGCCGTGCGAATTGGAGCGGCCCGACGCCGCGTATTCACCAGTGGAGCAGGCCATTCGGCGCGGGCTGGGCGTGAATCAGCGCATTTGA